The following proteins are encoded in a genomic region of Sphingopyxis sp. YF1:
- a CDS encoding prephenate dehydratase, producing MGSYTVSAQRLVDTMKEAALAEPARGLAFQGAPGANSDLAAREYDPDALPLPCYSFEDAIEAVRDGRVDRAIIPIENSLHGRVADIHFLLPESGLSIVGEHFLRIRYGLMSRNLGPVTRAMSHEQALGQCRQWLRANHIDPVAHSDTAGAAAWVADSDEVGLAALAPPHAADLYGLTLHGTGMEDADHNMTRFVVLAREPLAELPQGVPLMTTFIFEVKNIPAALYKALGGFATNGVNMTKLESYQVGGSFAATTFYADIVGAPGEEHIDRALEELDFQTKSLRLLGTYRQARVRG from the coding sequence ATGGGCAGCTATACGGTATCGGCGCAGCGACTGGTCGACACGATGAAGGAGGCGGCGCTTGCCGAGCCCGCGCGCGGGCTGGCTTTTCAGGGCGCGCCCGGCGCGAACAGCGACCTTGCCGCGCGCGAATATGATCCCGATGCGCTGCCGCTTCCCTGCTACAGCTTCGAGGATGCGATCGAGGCGGTGCGCGACGGGCGCGTCGACCGCGCGATCATCCCGATCGAGAACAGCCTGCACGGCCGCGTCGCGGACATCCATTTCCTGCTCCCCGAATCCGGCCTGTCGATCGTCGGCGAGCATTTCCTGCGCATCCGCTACGGGCTGATGAGCCGCAATCTCGGCCCGGTGACGCGCGCGATGAGCCACGAGCAGGCGCTCGGCCAGTGCCGTCAGTGGCTGCGCGCCAATCACATCGATCCCGTCGCGCACAGCGACACCGCGGGCGCCGCGGCGTGGGTCGCCGACAGCGACGAGGTCGGGCTCGCCGCGCTCGCGCCGCCGCACGCTGCCGATCTCTACGGGCTGACGCTGCACGGCACCGGCATGGAGGACGCCGATCACAATATGACGCGTTTTGTCGTGCTTGCGCGCGAGCCGCTGGCCGAACTGCCGCAGGGCGTACCGCTGATGACGACGTTCATCTTCGAGGTGAAGAATATCCCCGCGGCGCTCTACAAGGCGCTCGGCGGCTTTGCGACCAACGGCGTCAACATGACCAAGCTCGAAAGCTATCAGGTCGGCGGCAGCTTCGCCGCGACGACCTTTTATGCCGACATCGTCGGTGCGCCCGGCGAGGAACATATCGACCGGGCGCTCGAAGAGCTCGATTTCCAGACCAAGTCGCTGCGGCTGCTCGGCACCTATCGCCAGGCGCGCGTACGCGGCTGA
- a CDS encoding LOG family protein, with product MTKDKQPHRSRFHKAKDDAQFAKQATTTPQTADPAYKLAFQDKDFLLREDLRPVRFQLELLKPELLLDEAGIESTLVIYGSARIPEPSQADALESAATDDTQRNIARRLKAKAKYYDEARALARLASQVPCDDKGCRHFVVCSGGGPSIMEAANRGADDEGRESIGLNIVLPHEQAPNRFVTPSLSFQFHYFALRKMHFLLRARAVAVFPGGFGTFDEMFELLTLIQTGKIKPIPIVLFGEEFWRRVVNFDALVEEGVISARDLGLFRFVETADEAWKIISDFYEGADARS from the coding sequence ATGACAAAAGACAAACAACCCCATCGTTCGCGTTTCCACAAAGCCAAAGACGACGCGCAGTTCGCCAAACAGGCGACCACCACCCCGCAGACGGCGGACCCCGCCTACAAGCTCGCCTTTCAGGACAAGGACTTCCTGCTGCGTGAGGATCTGCGCCCGGTGCGCTTCCAGCTCGAGCTGCTGAAACCCGAACTGCTGCTCGACGAGGCGGGGATCGAATCGACGCTCGTCATCTATGGTTCGGCGCGCATTCCCGAGCCGTCGCAGGCCGACGCGCTCGAAAGCGCCGCGACCGATGACACACAGCGCAACATCGCACGCCGGCTGAAGGCGAAGGCCAAATATTATGACGAGGCGCGCGCGCTGGCGCGGCTCGCGAGTCAGGTTCCGTGCGACGACAAGGGCTGCCGCCACTTCGTCGTCTGTTCGGGCGGCGGACCGTCGATCATGGAAGCGGCGAACCGCGGCGCCGACGACGAAGGGCGCGAATCGATCGGGCTCAACATCGTGTTGCCGCACGAGCAGGCGCCGAACCGCTTCGTCACGCCGTCGCTGAGCTTCCAGTTCCACTATTTCGCGCTCCGCAAGATGCACTTCCTGCTCCGCGCGCGCGCGGTCGCGGTCTTCCCCGGCGGTTTCGGCACCTTCGACGAAATGTTCGAGCTGCTGACGCTGATCCAGACCGGCAAGATCAAGCCGATCCCCATCGTGCTGTTCGGCGAGGAATTCTGGCGCCGCGTCGTCAATTTCGACGCGCTGGTCGAGGAAGGCGTGATCAGCGCCCGCGATCTTGGCCTGTTCCGCTTCGTCGAGACCGCCGACGAGGCGTGGAAGATCATCTCGGATTTCTACGAGGGCGCCGACGCGCGGAGCTGA
- a CDS encoding CDP-alcohol phosphatidyltransferase family protein, giving the protein MSSNPRQATPPVRIQQNILARRERRLLDWLCARLPMWVTPDQLTTLGFLGAAMVAMGYMLSWLSPAWLALSITGYVVNWFGDSLDGSLARWRRIERPSYGYFVDHSVDGLAILLMVGGIGLSPYMRFDVALIAVIGYLLLAIHTFLAAKVVGEFRLSYMAGGPTELRLMLIAMTALMPVVGGADVRGINFSAFDLFGLLVSSILVTLFVTQSFTTARQLAHRRD; this is encoded by the coding sequence ATGAGCAGCAACCCCCGGCAGGCGACACCCCCTGTCCGCATCCAGCAGAATATCCTCGCGCGCCGCGAACGCCGCTTGCTCGACTGGCTCTGCGCGCGCCTGCCGATGTGGGTCACCCCCGACCAGCTGACGACGCTCGGCTTCCTCGGCGCGGCGATGGTGGCGATGGGCTATATGCTGAGCTGGCTGAGCCCGGCGTGGCTCGCGCTGTCGATCACCGGCTATGTCGTCAACTGGTTCGGCGACTCGCTCGACGGCAGCCTTGCCCGTTGGCGGCGGATCGAGCGCCCCTCCTACGGCTATTTCGTCGACCACAGTGTCGACGGGCTCGCGATCCTGCTGATGGTCGGCGGCATCGGGCTCAGCCCCTATATGCGCTTCGACGTCGCGCTGATCGCGGTGATCGGCTACCTGCTGCTCGCGATCCACACCTTCCTCGCCGCCAAGGTCGTCGGCGAATTCCGCCTGTCCTATATGGCGGGCGGCCCGACCGAACTGCGGCTGATGCTGATCGCGATGACCGCGCTGATGCCGGTCGTCGGCGGCGCCGACGTCCGCGGCATCAATTTTTCGGCGTTCGACCTGTTCGGCCTGCTCGTCTCGAGCATTCTCGTCACGCTGTTCGTGACGCAGAGCTTCACGACCGCGCGCCAGCTCGCGCACCGACGCGACTGA
- a CDS encoding phosphoserine transaminase → MTEVRKPQAAPARPFFSSGPCAKPPGWTPEKLATESLGRSHRAKIGKTRLALCIDLMREMLQLPDTHRIGIVPGSDTGAFEMAMWTMLGARPVTTLAWESFGEGWVTDAVKQLKLDPTVIRADYGQLPDLTQVDWSNDVLFTWNGTTSGVRVPNGDWIPDDREGLSFADSTSAVFAYDLPWDKIDVATFSWQKVLGGEGGHGVLILGPRAVERLETYTPAWPLPKVFRLVSKGKLAEGVFKGETINTPSMLAVEDAIFALEWAKSLGGLDGLKARSDANAAALDKIVADREWLSHLATDPASRSKTSVCLSVAGADADFIKKFAGLLEAEGAAYDIAGYRDAPPGLRIWCGATVDTADIEALGPWLDWAYASLNA, encoded by the coding sequence ATGACTGAAGTGCGTAAACCGCAGGCAGCGCCTGCGCGTCCTTTCTTCTCTTCCGGTCCCTGCGCCAAGCCGCCGGGCTGGACCCCCGAAAAACTCGCCACCGAATCGCTCGGCCGCTCGCATCGCGCGAAGATCGGCAAGACGCGCCTCGCTCTCTGCATCGACCTGATGCGCGAGATGCTCCAGCTTCCCGACACGCACCGCATCGGCATCGTTCCGGGCTCGGACACCGGCGCCTTTGAAATGGCGATGTGGACGATGCTCGGCGCGCGCCCGGTCACGACGCTCGCATGGGAGAGCTTCGGCGAGGGCTGGGTCACCGACGCCGTCAAGCAGCTCAAGCTCGACCCGACGGTCATCCGCGCCGATTACGGCCAGCTTCCCGACCTGACCCAGGTCGACTGGTCGAACGACGTGCTCTTCACCTGGAACGGCACCACCAGCGGCGTCCGCGTCCCGAACGGCGACTGGATCCCCGACGACCGCGAAGGTCTGTCCTTCGCCGACTCGACCTCGGCGGTGTTCGCTTACGACCTGCCGTGGGACAAGATCGACGTCGCGACCTTCAGCTGGCAGAAAGTGCTCGGCGGCGAAGGCGGTCACGGCGTGCTGATCCTCGGCCCTCGCGCCGTCGAACGCCTCGAAACTTACACCCCCGCCTGGCCGCTGCCCAAGGTGTTCCGCCTCGTGTCGAAGGGCAAGCTCGCCGAGGGCGTGTTCAAGGGCGAGACGATCAACACCCCGTCGATGCTCGCGGTCGAGGACGCGATCTTCGCGCTCGAATGGGCGAAGTCCTTGGGCGGCCTCGACGGGCTGAAGGCGCGCAGCGACGCGAACGCCGCGGCGCTCGACAAGATCGTCGCCGACCGCGAGTGGCTCAGCCATCTCGCGACCGATCCCGCCAGCCGCTCGAAGACCTCGGTCTGCCTGTCGGTCGCCGGGGCCGACGCGGATTTCATCAAGAAATTCGCAGGGCTGCTTGAGGCCGAAGGCGCAGCCTACGACATCGCGGGCTATCGCGACGCTCCCCCGGGACTTCGCATCTGGTGCGGCGCAACCGTCGACACCGCCGATATCGAAGCGCTCGGCCCCTGGCTCGACTGGGCCTACGCCTCGCTCAACGCTTGA
- the serA gene encoding phosphoglycerate dehydrogenase has protein sequence MTAPKVLISDKMDPKAAAIFKERGIDVDVITGKTKDELIAMIGDYDGLAIRSATKVTADVLAAATNLKVVGRAGIGVDNVDIPSASKQGVIVMNTPFGNSITTAEHAIAMMFALARQIPEANALTQAGKWPKNDFMGVELTSKTLGLIGCGNIGSIVAERAIGLRMKVVAFDPFLTPERAIELGVEKADLETLLAKADFITLHTPLTDQTRGILSAENLAKTKKGVRIINCARGGLIDEAALKAALDSGHVAGAALDVFQTEPPAADHPLFGTPNFICTPHLGASTDEAQVNVAIQVAEQISDYLLTGGITNALNVPSLSAEEAPKLRPYMSLAEKLGSLVGQLAHDNLTTISVEVEGAAAELNLKPITAAVLTGLMRRYSDSVNMVNAPHLARERGLDVREVRHDRDGDYHTLVRVTVATEQGDRSVAGTLFSNGDPRLVEMFGIKVEADLDGHMLYIVNEDAPGFIGRIGTTLGDAGLNIGTFHLGRRAAGGEAVLLLSLDSAMPEPLLWQLCQLPGVKTVKGLNF, from the coding sequence ATGACCGCACCCAAAGTCCTCATCAGCGACAAGATGGACCCCAAAGCCGCCGCAATCTTCAAGGAACGCGGCATCGACGTCGATGTCATCACCGGCAAGACCAAGGACGAGCTGATCGCGATGATCGGCGACTATGACGGCCTCGCCATCCGCTCGGCCACGAAAGTCACCGCCGACGTTCTCGCCGCCGCAACGAACCTCAAGGTCGTCGGCCGCGCCGGGATCGGCGTCGACAATGTCGACATTCCGTCGGCGTCGAAGCAGGGCGTCATCGTGATGAACACGCCCTTCGGCAACAGCATCACCACCGCCGAGCATGCGATCGCGATGATGTTCGCGCTCGCCCGCCAGATCCCCGAAGCCAATGCACTGACGCAGGCGGGCAAATGGCCGAAGAACGACTTCATGGGCGTCGAGCTCACCTCGAAGACGCTCGGCCTGATCGGCTGCGGCAACATCGGCAGCATCGTCGCCGAACGCGCGATCGGGCTGCGCATGAAGGTCGTCGCTTTCGATCCCTTCCTGACCCCCGAGCGCGCGATCGAGCTGGGCGTCGAAAAGGCCGACCTCGAGACTCTGCTCGCCAAGGCCGACTTCATCACGCTGCACACGCCGCTGACCGACCAGACGCGCGGCATTTTGTCGGCCGAAAATCTCGCGAAGACCAAAAAGGGCGTGCGCATCATCAACTGCGCGCGCGGCGGGCTGATCGACGAAGCGGCGCTGAAGGCGGCGCTCGACAGCGGCCATGTCGCGGGCGCGGCGCTCGACGTGTTCCAGACCGAGCCGCCGGCCGCCGACCATCCGCTGTTCGGCACGCCGAACTTCATCTGCACTCCGCACCTCGGCGCGTCGACCGACGAGGCGCAGGTCAATGTCGCCATTCAGGTGGCCGAGCAGATCAGCGATTACCTGCTGACCGGCGGGATCACCAACGCGCTCAACGTCCCCAGCCTGTCGGCCGAGGAAGCGCCGAAGCTGCGCCCCTATATGAGCCTCGCCGAAAAGCTCGGCAGCCTTGTCGGCCAGCTCGCGCACGACAACCTTACGACCATCTCGGTCGAAGTCGAGGGCGCCGCCGCCGAACTCAACCTGAAGCCGATCACCGCCGCGGTGCTCACCGGGCTGATGCGCCGCTATTCGGACAGCGTGAACATGGTCAACGCCCCGCACCTCGCGCGCGAGCGCGGGCTCGACGTGCGCGAAGTGCGCCACGACCGCGACGGCGATTACCACACGCTCGTCCGCGTCACCGTGGCAACCGAACAGGGCGACCGCTCGGTCGCGGGCACCTTGTTCAGCAACGGCGACCCGCGCCTCGTCGAGATGTTCGGGATCAAGGTCGAGGCCGACCTCGACGGCCACATGCTCTATATCGTGAACGAGGACGCGCCCGGCTTCATCGGCCGTATCGGCACGACGCTCGGCGACGCGGGACTCAACATCGGCACCTTCCACCTCGGCCGCCGCGCTGCGGGCGGCGAGGCCGTGCTGCTGCTGTCGCTCGATTCGGCGATGCCCGAACCCCTGCTGTGGCAGCTGTGCCAGCTGCCCGGCGTCAAGACGGTGAAGGGCTTGAACTTCTAA
- a CDS encoding cytochrome c family protein codes for MDNRNNTIAGWVLFAGICALGLSIGTGMLSAGHAPEKPGFVIEDTDAGAGGGAAAVPLPNLLAAADAEKGKAVFAKCAACHTIEQGGANGIGPNLWGALGKAHGHVPGFAYSGALKGVPGNWDFAGMDAWLTKPSKYAPGTKMSFAGLGNPEDRANLIVYMNSMGSNLPLPAPEAAPAEGAAPAEGATPAAEGAAAPADGAAAAPAAPAEGAAAAPAPAEAKK; via the coding sequence ATGGACAATCGCAACAACACTATCGCCGGCTGGGTCTTGTTTGCCGGCATCTGCGCCCTCGGCCTGTCGATCGGCACGGGCATGCTGTCGGCCGGCCATGCGCCCGAAAAGCCTGGTTTCGTCATCGAAGACACCGACGCCGGTGCCGGCGGCGGAGCCGCGGCGGTGCCGCTTCCCAACCTTCTCGCTGCCGCCGACGCCGAAAAGGGCAAGGCCGTGTTCGCGAAGTGCGCCGCCTGCCACACGATCGAACAGGGCGGCGCCAACGGCATCGGTCCGAATCTGTGGGGCGCGCTCGGCAAGGCCCACGGCCATGTCCCGGGCTTTGCCTATTCGGGCGCGCTCAAGGGCGTTCCCGGCAATTGGGATTTCGCGGGCATGGACGCCTGGCTGACCAAGCCGAGCAAATATGCGCCCGGTACCAAGATGTCGTTCGCCGGTCTCGGCAACCCCGAAGATCGCGCCAACCTGATCGTCTACATGAACAGCATGGGTTCGAACCTGCCGTTGCCCGCCCCCGAAGCCGCACCGGCTGAAGGCGCCGCGCCCGCCGAGGGCGCAACTCCGGCAGCCGAGGGCGCCGCCGCCCCGGCCGATGGCGCGGCCGCCGCACCGGCCGCACCCGCCGAAGGCGCCGCCGCAGCGCCGGCCCCGGCCGAAGCCAAGAAATAA
- a CDS encoding cytochrome c family protein: MRLAPVLLAGVLALAGCGKADPAAETAPGDSAAAPAAADTPAVEPTAAMGEQIFRRCVACHTIDKDGRNGIGPNLHGVVGRAVASHAGFNYSSAMKAKGGVWDVATLDAYLAEPMKNLPGTRMAFAGVYDPADRKALLLYLEAQK, encoded by the coding sequence ATGCGTCTCGCGCCCGTCCTGCTGGCGGGCGTCCTGGCGCTCGCCGGCTGCGGCAAGGCCGATCCGGCGGCCGAAACCGCTCCCGGCGATTCGGCCGCGGCTCCGGCCGCCGCCGACACCCCCGCGGTCGAACCGACCGCGGCGATGGGCGAACAGATTTTCCGGCGCTGCGTCGCCTGCCACACGATCGACAAGGACGGCCGCAACGGCATCGGCCCGAATCTGCACGGCGTCGTCGGCCGCGCGGTCGCGTCGCACGCCGGCTTCAACTATTCGTCGGCGATGAAGGCAAAGGGCGGCGTCTGGGACGTCGCGACGCTTGACGCGTATCTGGCCGAGCCGATGAAGAACCTGCCCGGCACGCGCATGGCCTTTGCCGGCGTCTACGACCCCGCCGACCGCAAGGCGCTGCTTCTCTATCTGGAAGCCCAGAAATAA
- a CDS encoding extensin family protein, with amino-acid sequence MAKPAFLRLRVLIASAAALALSACFGAPEVMKGGTGSKQAASSGPKRPQVSGAPSFNSPEAQQCAFDLKQAGVKFTPLPNQDHGGGCSSIDSVKLLDVGTPTSGLGAMTCPLARNFAAWARYAVKPAARQYLGTEVVRIETYGTYSCRNIYGGRSGRLSQHAYSNAVDVAGFVLADGRRIMLDGGWKGDRASQEFLRALHKSACRRFGTVLGPDYNAAHYNHFHFDMSGNGYCR; translated from the coding sequence ATGGCGAAACCCGCGTTCCTCCGGCTCCGAGTCCTGATCGCAAGCGCCGCGGCGCTCGCGCTTTCGGCCTGTTTCGGAGCCCCCGAGGTTATGAAGGGCGGCACCGGATCGAAGCAGGCGGCATCGAGCGGACCCAAACGGCCGCAGGTGAGCGGTGCGCCCTCCTTTAACAGCCCCGAGGCGCAGCAATGCGCCTTCGACCTGAAGCAGGCGGGGGTGAAATTCACGCCGCTGCCGAACCAGGACCATGGCGGCGGGTGCAGCTCGATCGATTCGGTCAAGCTGCTCGACGTCGGCACGCCGACGTCGGGGCTCGGCGCGATGACCTGTCCGCTCGCGCGCAACTTCGCGGCGTGGGCGCGCTATGCGGTCAAACCCGCGGCGCGCCAGTATCTCGGGACCGAGGTCGTCAGGATCGAAACCTACGGCACCTACAGCTGCCGCAATATCTATGGCGGCCGGTCGGGGCGCCTGTCGCAGCATGCCTATTCGAACGCGGTCGACGTGGCGGGCTTCGTGCTTGCCGACGGGCGGCGCATCATGCTCGACGGCGGCTGGAAGGGCGACCGTGCGTCGCAGGAGTTCCTGCGCGCGCTGCACAAATCGGCGTGCCGGCGGTTCGGGACCGTGCTCGGTCCCGACTATAATGCGGCGCACTATAATCATTTCCATTTCGACATGAGCGGCAACGGTTACTGCCGCTGA